The genomic interval TGGTTTAATTTTCAAAGACGTTTGCTAATTGGTAGCGGTAAAAGACAACGTCTGACCTTGCGTTTAGCGATCATACTTTTATATTAATTACATCTAAGAAAAGCAAGTTTAACGTTACCAATTGATTGTTTTGCTAAAGGAGCGTTAATCAAATCCCTTTGTTCCTGTTGgttatttacttttaaaagaaAAGTGTCATGTATTGACATTAATATTCGGATATTAAAGTTCGGATAAGGTTACACAACACTAAAACTTACATTGTGTTCGATTCGATTGCATTTCACATTAAAAATTTGCTTTGATTGTTATCTGGTAAAGGCTTGCTTTCATTTGCTGAAAACTCCAGAATGTTTACTCTCTATAGTATTATTAAATGAATAGAGGAAGATCAACaagtttatttttcttatttctattTTACAAACACCTTCAGGTTGAAAACATTAATCAGCCATGTTTCCCCGAATCCAGTCGGTGTCCATGTTAGTGGACATGGGTTTCCACGTCCAGAAGCTTTCAGTAAGGTGTAGTCGTGGCTTCAAGAACGCTGCCCGAAACTACTGCCAAAAAGCCCCAAAAGAGGAGAAAGTAATCGCAGGAACGCCCTACAAAAAGCTCTCAGTCGGAGTTCCCAAGGAAAGTTTTCCCAATGAAAGGAGAGTAGCCATTTCTCCGACTGCCGTCCAAGCGCTAGTAAAGAAAGGCTGGAATGTGAACATTGAAGATGGTGCGGGGGTTGAAGCCAAATTCACGAATGCAAACTTCCAGGAGGTCGGTGCCAAGATAACTGCAAAGAGTGAAACGTACAAGTCTGACATTGTGTTGAAAGTGAGACCACCAAGCGATTCTGAAATTCCGCTGTTTAAAGAGAATGGTACCTTGATCAGCTTTCTCTACCCACAACAAAATGCAGAGCTTGTAAAGAAACTTGCCGCTCACAAACTCACCACATTCGCCATGGACAAGGTGCCAAGAATCTCCAGAGCTCAGGTTTTCGACGCTTTGTCCTCCATGGCCAACATTTCTGGTTACAAGGCTGTGATTGAAGCCGCCAACAACTATGGCAGGTTTTTCAGTGGTAAGTGTATGGAAATGTAGGCTACAAAATATCAGAagaaaactatttcatgtttgatCCACATCTGATTCTTGATGACTTGGGCGATTTGATAAAAACTGTTGTACAGGAATTCAAGTCTTTATTTCTACAAGAAAACCAAACTCTTGTTCAGGGTAATTAAGTTTCTAAAAGTTATAAGAAATGCACAATATTTCTTGTCAGTTTTGGGGAAAGGCTGATTGGTTAAAGTAAAGAGCATGTTAAAGTCTAAAATGTGAAGTCAAATCAAAAAGCTTTTAATAAAGCATGGTTTGTTGTAAAACtaaaattatgaaaatttattGCTAATGGTCTCTCTTCTTACATAGGCCAGATCACAGCTGCAGGCAAGGTGCCCCCGGCGAAGGTGTTTATAATCGGAGGCGGTGTGGCTGGTCTTGCAGCTGCGGGTGCAGCCAGAAACCTTGGAGCTATCACGCGGCTCTATGATGTGAGGCCGGCGGTGAAGGAACAGGCAGAATCTCTTGGAGCGGAATTCTTAGAAGTCTCTGTTAAGGTTCGGAATTTTTTTCTGAATTTGTTCACCAATAAAAGCGGTTTCATTgttgataaatcaatacatttttaaaaataaaatagtgtcTGAACACCTTTTAACTGCTATACGTGTTTTACCCCCAGTTATTCTGCTTCTCTGAGCAACTTAAAAGAAGAAAGCATAATTATTTATGAAGGAAAAATAGTAAATGATTCTCTTTTTCAATTTTTCTCCAGGTTTTTCTATAAAACATTGGACATCTTATAACTGCTGAGTATTTTTTTCCAGTTCTAAATATTATTCTTCACTAAAAAATTCAGCCATCATTATTCATGAGGAAGAATGAACAGTATTATATTGTCCTTAGAAAAATAGCAATAGCATTATCTATTCTTCGTGAAAGATCCTTTCACATTTACTCACAAATCGTagtatacacaattttaaagtaCTTGCCGCAGAAATCTTTcacaaatcaattaaaaaaaagccCTTGCCTGATTTAGTTTCTCGTATGATCATCCTTTTACTACCACCCACATAGAAGGTTGCCAACACCAATTGCATGACACATTTTGTGTTCATTTATGCAGAATCTAACTCAATGCCAGACGGCTTTGACAAATCATTCAACAATTGAGATTTCAATGTCACAGCAATGACTGTGTATACTAACAAGCCCTTTTGGGAAAAATGAAATATCCGGATTGGGAATTTGTTTGCGTGCAAAAACCACTGATTTTAAAAAAGGATTTTcatttaacactttataatatttcaaattatgagcacaaaatcatataaattatggtaATATTCTTTGTAAGATGCAATTTAAGTAAAagtgagatttaaaaataattagacacttgtataaaaaaaaactttcgtACTATTTTTTCTTGGGTTACTGCTGTACATATATATTCTGACAGATGGCCTGACCACAAAATAAGTCCtgattgttttaatgtttgtcCCTCAGGAATCCGGCGCCGCGGCTGGTGGCTACGCCAAGGACATTAAAGAAATGTCAACAGAGTTCCAGGACGCTGTCAAGGCGCTGTACGCCAAGCAGTGCAAGGAGGTGGACATCATCATCACCACGGCTCTCATTCCTGGGAAAAAGGCCCCCATTCTGATCACAAAGGTTTGGTTCCACAATGGTTATCGAGTTCAGCAAGATTcacttaaacctttcccacttagaagcaaagtgaaaatggctatttgcaagcagtataaaaccagaacagcctgcaagagtaactcacagtctgttcaggttttatgctgtttgctgttcatcagtgtCTAAGGGTTAGAATGatgcctttgaaacttgaatctaggaaaaaaggtctttaatcaaatgtaactttttaaggtactacaaatgcgtcaaaatacgtatataagtgggaaagagttaattaAATGAAATTTCTTCTAAATTATTTGGATTGAAAGTTCTTTTAATTTCTCGTGAAATTGAGTCTGATATTAATAgaaatgaatatttaatttcattatgtACATGATAATTACCCATATTTTCTTATTAGTACCAACACGGTACGTTACATAAATGATACTGTAAAGAATTGTTATCCTATTTCTTACCCTAAGGCTGACTTCAAGTCTGGAGACGCTTTTATGCATTGATGGAATtaagtttatgttaaaatattttaatcgcTACACACATGAGGTCCAAGAGCGTTAATTTGAGAGTATGGTATATTAATGGAGGGGTTTATTGTGTACTTCTATTAAGATCTTGGAATTTCAAGTATTAAAGGTTGTGTGGTGAAGGCATTATAACTTCAAATATTAATAGTGTTTGTGTAGTCGATATCACCTCAGAGACTATTATTAAGCTTCCATTGACCTTTGGCATAGTTAAAGTTAGAAAATTTTAAAGACATCACGTTGCCTGTGGTTTCTGCTAAATAACTATTGGTGTATTCTACTTGTTCAGGAAATGATCGAGACAATGAAGCCAGGCTCGGTGGTTGTGGACCTGGCTGCGGAGGCTGGTGGGAACATTGAGACAATCCGACCAGGCGAGCTGTACAAGTACAAGGATGTGGTACACATCGGCTACACCGACCTGCCCAGTCGTCTGCCCACCCAGTTCAGTACACTGtatgggaacaacatcaccaagctgctactgtctatgggtaagtgtatgggactgtatgggaacaacatcaacaagctgctactgtctatgggtaagtgtatgggactgtatgggaacaacatcaccaagctgctactgtctatgggtaagtgtatgggactgtatggg from Dreissena polymorpha isolate Duluth1 chromosome 1, UMN_Dpol_1.0, whole genome shotgun sequence carries:
- the LOC127865672 gene encoding NAD(P) transhydrogenase, mitochondrial-like: MFPRIQSVSMLVDMGFHVQKLSVRCSRGFKNAARNYCQKAPKEEKVIAGTPYKKLSVGVPKESFPNERRVAISPTAVQALVKKGWNVNIEDGAGVEAKFTNANFQEVGAKITAKSETYKSDIVLKVRPPSDSEIPLFKENGTLISFLYPQQNAELVKKLAAHKLTTFAMDKVPRISRAQVFDALSSMANISGYKAVIEAANNYGRFFSGQITAAGKVPPAKVFIIGGGVAGLAAAGAARNLGAITRLYDVRPAVKEQAESLGAEFLEVSVKESGAAAGGYAKDIKEMSTEFQDAVKALYAKQCKEVDIIITTALIPGKKAPILITKYQHGNDRDNEARLGGCGPGCGGWWEH